Below is a genomic region from Desulfitibacter sp. BRH_c19.
ACATTGTGACCATGTTGATCATTTATTTTTTTAAAGTTATTAAGATCAAGATATAGAACCACTAATTTTGTCTTGCTTCTTTTTGTATCCAATACCTTTTGCTTAATATACTCTTCAAATAGCTTTCTGTTTGGTAAGTTTGTGAGATGATCGTAATAAGCCATATATTCCAACTTATAAATCAAATATAATACAGTAAAGGCAAGTACAAAATAAACTATTGAAATTGCCCATATACTTCGCAAAAAGAAGTTCCTCTCCTTGCTAATATAGTTAAGCATTATGCCACCATTGTATTTAATTTCAATTACATGAGAATTCCACCAACTAGATTTTCCATCCTGCTGATGATTAATATAAGGTATATATTTTTCAGTATATTTTATTTCTGAACCTTCACTTGAAAGAGTATTCTTCTGAATTTCTCTAGAATCCAATGCTTTTTGAATAAGGATCTCTTTCTGCTCATCTCTAACAGTACTATAAAATGGCTTGTTTTTTGATATTTTTAAGATACCATTCCCAGAAACATTCATTTTGAAGATAGATACTTCCTCTACAGATGGATACTGATTCTGCAAACCATTTGCGACAGAAAAAATATCAACATCATTCATTACAGGAAACCTTCTATTTATATTTACGCTCAACTGTAAAAGGTATTTATGATCAGGAGTGGGCATGTAGCTATACTTCATTAATTCCCCAGTATTTGTAGATATATCTAGTCCATCTGCTATAAAAGAATTACCCTGCAAGCGATTATCAAGTAATCTACTAAAACTAGGAAACTCTTTAAAATCAAGTCCAAGGTCTACCTCAAAAGTTGTCTTAACTACTGTCAGGTCCTGATTAATAATGTATATTTCAAAACCATTAAACTGGTTTTTTAATTCTTTTAAATCCCAGTTTAATATGTCTGTGTCTTGGTTGTATTTATCCAGCATTATCAAGGAATAACCCTTCATTTGCTCATTTAATGCGTCATCTATAATTTGACCAACCATGTCCGCATGTTTAATAGTATTATAAATACTTTCTTCAACTAAAGTGTGTTTTGAATCATATTCAGATTCAATTATTTTTATAGTATTCCGGTAATTACCATAAAAAACAGATACCAGAATAATGAAAACTACCATTAGTATACTTGCTATTAGTAGGCCACGACTTCTTTTCATGAATCTCACCTTTGTTTTAAAGACTTTTTCAACGAAAAACCTTTCGACATTTAGTACTCATATTCCTGTATTAGTGCACCACTTGTTGCCAACTGTAAAATCAGCGAGTGCTTAATATATTTTTAACTGACTAACTTGGCGTAAGTCTCCCATCTTCTAGCGTTGCACTGGTATAAGTAAAATTCCATTCCAAGAATTAACTTATACTGGCGTAAGTGGGAGTACAACGCCAACTAAGTCATTCATTCGTAGCTCTAAAATTCAGGGGGAGTATAATCTCCCCCTGAATTAAGATCTTACTTCAATAATAGGTCTTGCTTTATAACTTAATCTGTTGTATAGTTAATTACATAAGTAACTAACCAATGACGTCAGGGGTGAGAAAGTGCTCTTATCAAATGAAAATCCAAAACCGATATATTTGCAGATAGCAGAAGGTATTGAAGATGATATCCTGACAGGTAGACTTGCAGAGGGTGATCAGGCTTACTCTACAAATCAGATTGCAAAAATATACCACATCAACCCAGCAACAGCTGGTAAAGGAATCAATCTTTTGGTTGATGAAGGAATACTATTTAAGCGTAGAGGGCTTGGAATGTTTGTTGCCGAAGGTGCTGTGCAAAGCATACGGCAAAAACGAAGAGAATCATTTTTTAATGACTACGTTATAAAAACTTTACTGGAGGCAAAAAAGTTGAGTATCTCGCCTGATGATGTAATATTGATGATCGAAAATTACGAAAGGAGTAAGTTATAATGAAATCAGCAATAGAGGTAAATAATTTAACAAAAAAATTTGGTACAACAACTGCTTTAGCAAATATTAATTTATCCTTTGACGGAAATAAGATTTATGGTCTTTTGGGGCGTAATGGTGCTGGCAAAACAACCCTGTTGCACCTACTAGCTGCTCAGTTACTTCCTTCAAATGGTTCTATAAGTATAAGGGGAGAAAGTTTATATGAAAACAACAATGCTTTAAGTCAAATATGCTATATCGGCCTATTTCTAAACAATAACAAGTATATTAAAACCTTTAAGGTTAAGGATTTTCTAAAATCTGCAGCAATGTTTTTTCCTAACTGGGACGAGAAACTTGCAAAGCAGCTTACAGAGCTTTTTTCTTTAGACATAAAAAAACCTTATAGAAATCTATCTACAGGTATGCTGTCCATGGTTTCTATAATCATTAGTCTGGCAAGTCGCGCACCTATCACCTTGCTTGATGAGCCTTATAGTGGTTTAGATGCTTCAGCTAGGCAGGAATTTTATGATGTTCTTGCTGAGGATTTCGGCCGTCATCCTAGGACAATTGTCTTTTCAACTCATCTAATAGATGAAGCGAGCAACCTCTTTGAAGATGTGATTATACTACATCAAGGTAAAATTGTATTACACGAACCTATGGAAACCTTAGAGGAATCATCTCTAATAGTATTCGGTGATAAAGATGAACTGGAATCAAGGTTGGGAAATAAACGGGTTATTCATAGAGAGTTATTTGGCCACAGAGCATCATATGCTCTATTTGATAAGATTTCAGAGCAAGAAAAAACAGCATGGACTCATGCTGGTCTTGAGTTGCGTAGTCTCACTTTACAACAGCTGTTCGTTCATCTAACAGCTAATTCAGGGAGGTAACCCCAATGATAAATACTAACTTATATAAATCTCATTTCTGGGTGTATTGGAAAACCCAACGTATCCTTTTCCTTTTTTTCTTTACTATACTATTTGTTAACCTAACGATCCAACTCGGGGTCTCTATTTTTGTAAACGGCTCCATTGAGTTTGTCTCCATTATTTCTATATTACCGCCAATAGTTGGTTTTTTATTAGGAATGCTCATTGCTATTCCTGCTATGGGTATAAGCTCTTTTCCATATTTGTTGACCTTTGGTAGTAGAAGAAAAGACATTGTATATACAGCTACAGCAAATAATATTTTATATGTCATATTTCTTTCAATCATATTTTCTTTTCTAATTGGCATCACAGGAATTATAAGTAAAGAGCTGCCCCAAGTTTACATGGGAACAATTATAACTTCCTGGGGTAGTTTAGTTCCAATCACCGTTTTGAACCTGTTTTTACTCTTAATGATTTCTAGTATTACTTTTTTAATAAGTGCTGTTTTCTATCGATGGGGTGTATTATGGGGTTTGGGATTCATTTCTCTAGTTATTTCTGTTCCAATCTTATTGATAAATGAAATCTACCACTTTTATATATGGGGTGGATCATACACTTTTATTAATATTCTAATGATGACAATTATTGTTACCTCAACATTCTTAAGCATCAAGATATTATCAAAAGCAGAAATACACCATTCTCGACCTATTCTGCATTTTAAAGGTTTTGTATTCTTGGTCTGCTGCCTGACCATTTTGTCATTGGCTTTTTATACTGGCATTAATAGGCTAACTAATGCTTCAGATATCATTAGAGTTAATGACCATGGACGCTTTGCTTATTTTGAAGATGGAGAAAAGGAGAAAAATATTATAAGTAAGGGAAATCAGGATTTGGTTTTGCTGTGGCGATCTCAAGTCAGCGAAGGTGACCTAACATTTACATTAACATCCCCCTCTGGGGAGATTGTGTATGCAGCATCTGGCACGACCAACGACCTAGTTACCATTCCATTAACCCCAGGTATGTGGAGCTACTCCCTCACCTTTGATGATGCCACTAATAGCAATTATTCACTACTCGCTTATGTACGTGACTAAATGAATTCACTCTAAAAAATATAACCAAGTAGCCTATTATTACAGGCTACTTGGTCCATCTCAGGTAATCGAAGCCTGGTTTTTGACTATTAAAGATATCAGTAGTGGTGGATATACTTCATAATATTAAGACCAGTTCCTAGGATAGAATAAAACTAGTACTGTAAATATTTCCAGACGACCCACTAGCATCAGAAATGTAAGAAAGTATTTACCTAGAATAGGTATCTCAGCATAATTCGTGGCTGGACCAACAAATCCAAATCCTGGTCCAATTACCCCTATACAGGCTAATACAGAGGTGCTGGCACTTTCAATATCCAAATCGAAGCTCGACATTATTATGGTACTAATGCCTACGATACTAAGATATACAAAAAAGAAAATAAAAGTATTAATTACGATTTTATCGTCAACTGAGACCCCATTTATTTTTATACTTCTCACCAACCTGGGATGAATAGAACGTACTAGCTCTGATATTGTATACTTGATCAATATTAGAAAACGACCTATTTTTATCCCGCCTCCGGTTGACCCTAGACTACCTCCAATGAATAACAGAATAAACATTACATTTCTGGCAAAGTTTGGCCAGGTATCATAATTTACTGTTGCGAATCCCGTTGTAGTTAAAATAGATACGACCTGAAACAAGGCTGTAATTGGGAGTATCCCATGCTCCCCAGGCCTTGCTAGATACAGACTAATAGTTACAAGCAATGTGGCTATAATTACAATCTTACAATATAGCCTGAATTCCTCATTCCTCACGAAAATCTTGAGAGTTTTATTTTTCCATACTAGATAATATAGAGCAAAGTTTGCACCTCCTAAAAACATAAACACAGTAATTATAAGCTGGATTAGTGCATTATCTAAATAAAACCCAATACTAGCATTTTTGGTAGAAAAACCACCAGTAGCAATGGTAGTAAATGTGTGGGCCATTGAATCAAAAAAGGTCATCCCTGCTAGTACTAATAGTATTATTTGTATTAACGTAAAAATCATATAAAACTTCCAAAGGTTCTTGGCAGTATCACTTATCCTCGGTGTTAGCTTTTCCACCACAGGTCCCGGAGCCTCAGCAACAAAAATTTTGTTTGCACCTTGTCCAAAGTGGGCTACCAAAGCAACAAACAAGACTATTATTCCCATGCCACCCAACCACTGAGTTAAAGAACGCCACATAAGTATCCCTTCGGGCATAGATTCAATGTCAGTTAGAATACTAGCTCCAGTAGTTGTAAAGCCAGACATTGTTTCAAAAATTGCATTAGTGAAATTCATGGTTCCTGAAAGTAGATAGGGTAACGTTCCAAATAGCACTACTGCTAACCACCCGCATGTTACAATTAAATAGCCTTCTATGTATCGTAAACGTATATCCTCTAGTGGGAATAAAACATATACAATAAGTCCGCTTCCAATGGTAATAACCATTGAATATATAATGGACATCCATGCTCCATCATTAAAATATATCGACCAGATTAGTGGAATTGTCATTGACAGGCCAACAACTATCAAGAGCCTAGACAATGAAGCTAAAACTACTTTCCATCTCATTTAATTCAACTCCTAATGTTTATCCAATATATACATCAATATCTTCATTACAACCTAGAATAACTAGCAAGTCATTCTCTTCTATTAAGTTACCGGCCCCGGGAGACACAATTATTTTGTCACCTTTCTTGATGGCCAGAACACTTATGCCATGTTTTGCCCTTAAATCTAAAGCTCCAAGGCTTTTTCCAATAAAGTTAATTGGAGCAGTACACTCAGCTATGGAATGCTTGGAAGAAAGCTCTATAAAGTCCAGTATATTTCCAGATACTATACTATGTGCTACTTTTTGCCCCATGTCCTTTTCAGGGAAGACAACCTTATTTGCACCCACTCTTTTAAGTACCTCTCCATGAATATCAGATTGAGCTTTAGCAATAATATTTTTGGTGCCCAGTTGACTTACAATAATAGTAGTTAGTATATTTGCTTCTATGTTCTGTCCAATCGCAATTACAACTCCATCAAAGTTTCTTATACCTAATTTTTTCAGTACATCTTCATGCCTTGTATCAGCAATTACTACTTGTGTTAAATGTTCAGACAATTCCTGAACTTTTTCCTCAGCTATATCTATCCCAAGAACCTCATGTCCAAGAGAAACTAGTGTTTTTGCAACACTCTCTCCGAATCTACCCAATCCTATAACTGCAAAACTTCCCATGTTTACCCCCCTAACCTATCATTATATTACCAGTAGGATATTTCACCAGTTCCTTAGAGTTTCTGCTCAAAACATAAAACAGAGCTAACGGTCCAATTCTTCCAGTATACATTGTAAAAATAATAACCAATTTTCCCTGAAGCGACAATTCGGGTGTAAGCCCCGTCGACAGTCCTACAGTACCAAAGGCGGATACTACTTCAAATAAGATTTCCATAAATGGATTTGATTCATAAATACTCATGATGAAAGTAGCAAGAAATATCAGAAAGACTGATAGAAAAATTATTGTTTGCGACTTAACAATAATTTCATTAGAGATGGCTCTATGAAACAGTATTGATTGTTTTTTGTTAGAGATACCGGCCAAGGTTGATGACACTATTACACCAAAAGTAGTTGTTTTTACACCACCACCAGTTGAACCAGGAGATGCACCAATAAACATTAATAATAGAATTAATAGTAGACTAGCCTGATTTAAAGCTGCAATATCAAGGGTACTAAAGCCTGCTGTTCTAGTTGTGGTTGAGGTGAATAATGCTACCATCACCTTTTCGCCTATACTAAGAGCACCTAAAGTATCAGGGTTATTATATTCTAATAGAAAAATAATTAAAAAACCAGTAATTATTAGAACACCAGAAAATATAATTGCTAACTTACTATGGTACGATATCTTTTTTAAAGATCGTTGAGTATATAAATCTGATATAACAAAAAATCCTAATCCTCCAAAAATAAACAGGACCATTATTATACTGTTTGTCATGAAATCAGTTTTAAACCCTGCCAAGCTATTTCCAAATAAATCAAAACCAGCATTATTGAATGCTGATATAGTATGAAACAAGCCATAATAGAAAGCCTTTTGTCCCATCTCAGGATACCAATGAAAAGCCAGCAGTAATGTTCCAAGTAATTCCATTATGAATGTTATGACTAACACATGCTTTAACAGATTTACAACACCTTGAACTGAATTGCGGCTAAATGTCTCCTGTAAAATTAACCTTTGTGTAAAGGATATTCTCAAGCCGAGTACCATGGCAACAAGTATTGCAAATGTCATTAATCCAAGTCCGCCTATTTGTATTAAAACCATAATAACAACCTGTCCAAATATAGAAAATGCATCTGCAGTATCTACAACAACAAGACCTGTTACACATATTGCAGAAGTAGCTGTGAATAATGCATCTATATAAGGGATGCCAGCTAAATCCTTTGTGGAAATGGGTAAGGCTAATAAAACCGACCCTATAATAATTATACCAATAAAGCTTAGTGCTAAAACTTTCGCTGGATTAAATTGTATATAATTTGAACCTAAATGAGTGGTTTTCATATCTACAGCATATCCTTGATAAAAGTATTATTCCTAGATTATCATATTACCTTTAAAATGGAAATGTTTACTTTTTATCTATTGAAGAACTTTCTTTATGTAAATCTTTCAATATCCTTTTCTACACCAAGATTTCTTGCTCCATCATCGTAATGGATTAGCGTTACATATACCCTTTTCCATAAATTCAAGTGCTGCTAACTGCTCTTTAACTGCAATAAATGGTACAACCGGCAGATTATCTGGTATGTCAATACTCATTTCTCAACTTGCATTATACCATAGCATGTAGAATTCAGCCCACGCCCCATATAGGAGCAACGTCTGTTTACTAACTTAGCAGTTTACAGAGAATATGCAGTACTGGTTATATAAAAAAAATAAAATGAGTCAAAAAGAACTGTCCCTTTTGACTCAAGAAGGAAAAAGACGCACAACACTTGATGTCATAAGTGCAAGGGATCTGTGATCAACCACTAGATAAAACTTGTAGGACTTCATTGATATTTGGTAGCTGTCCCGATGGATAAACTTTGACCCATTTCACCTTTCCATTTTCATCTATGATGATATTAGCCCGTTCAGATACTCCTTTAGTCTCGTTAAATATCCCATAGTCCCTGGCTACTTTGCCGTGGGGCCAAAAATCAGCAGGAAGACTAACATTTTTAATCAGAAGTACTGTTGCCCATACTTCCTTACATGGTTGGGAATCTACACTAAATCCCAGGGGAACGGTGTTAAGATTTTGGAAATTTTGCCAATTATTTTCTAAGGCTCTCATTTGATCAGTACAAACTGCCGTCCATGCCAGAGGATGCCAGGAAAGAAGTATTTTTTTCCCTTTAAATGCAGACAAAGTAATGTTTTGCTTTTTATTATCTTTTACAGTAAAGTCCGGTGCGTCAACTCCTACTGCAATTGGATTCACAGAAGTCCTCCCTCATTTCTTCTTTTTGAATTTATTTAGATCCCTATTTATTCTAATATTATAAGTATATCTGTTAGCCTATATACTTAAAGTCAGAAATTAATAATAACAGTTATATTACCATCCAAATAAAAAAATCCTCCATTTTGAGGATTCATTACAAGTATTTAAAATAGCATCACTTTAGTGAACGCTGTCTCTATTCATTTCAACTGAGTTACATATACTTTGTTTGTAAAATAATTTTTTGTAACTTTTGTGTATTACTGATACTATATCCTGTTCCAGTATCAGTACTATTCATCCACATACCCTTCCCATCACTATCGTCTAACCAGAGATATGAGGTCTTTACAGTTCCATTCTTGTACACAACATTGACAATATAATCAGGAAATCTTACATCCATTTGCCCTTGCATTTTACCTGCTGCGTTAATTGATGATGTTACAGTTTTTATTGATTTACCTTTTAAAGACACTACTAAATTATTATCATTAATATTATCAATTTCAAAACTTGTTGCCTTGTATATATCTATTTGTTTTATATTATAAGGTAATATATGCCACTGACTTGTTAAATAAAGTAAGTATAGCATCGAAATTACTAGGATATAAAAAAATAATTTTTTCTTTCGTTTATTCAAGTTGTCCTCTCCCTAACATATGGAGCATTGATTTATGGTTATATAGACGTTAATCTAATCAATAAAGTTTCTTATAGATACTGCAGATCAGCTCAGAAATTCAGTTCAAAAGATAACGAGCTAACAATCCAATAATTGCTCCAATCACAACAGAAGGAAGAAAGATTTTTACTTTCTTAATTACTATTGCTGTGGCAAGGCAGCCTATAAGAACTGGAATTGAAATAACTAGTTGTCCATCCGTTGGAACTAAGATTTGTTTGATAATAAGTGCCGCTATTATTCCAATTGGCACGTAATTAAAATATAAGCGCAAGGTAGGGCTCATCTCTCGTCCTGCCATTACTTCGACACCGATGATGCGTGATATATAAGTAGTAACGGAAAGTAATCCTATTAGAATCCAATGATTAAGCATCTTGAGCCCCCCTCTTTAAATAAAGACCTACAAGCGGTGCTAAAACACCAGTAATAATGATCGTAAATTCATTACCAGGCATTAAATATTCGAGCGAGATTGCTATCATCGCACCAGCGAACGCGGTTGCAATTATTGGTTTTCCTTTAAGACTAGGGATAAGAAGGGCTACAAAAGTAATTGGAAATGCTAGGTCTAAACCCCATTTTTGCGGATCAACTTGGTTTCCAATTAGGGCTCCAATGAACGAAGAACAAGCCCAAGCAATATAGAAAGTACCAATAACTATTCCAAAATAAAGAGGATCTGGTCCATGTTTTTTAAACCTTGAACTGCCCAAAACAAAAGGCTCATCTGACACACCAAAAGATAACAACCATCTCCACTTTTTAGCAGGAGCAAGACCTTCGGCAAGGGCAGCTCCGTATAACAAATTACGTAAATTTAATAAAACAGAGGTAAAAAGAACACTTGCCACACTTGCCCCCGTAGTCAACATTGCGACGGCTACCATTTGTACAGACCCGGAAAACACCAACAAAGACATTGCCACTACACCCACTAAGCTAAAATTGGCTTGATTCGCGAGTACGCCATAGGATAAACCATATGTCGCAATAGCGATTGCTAGTGGCAAAGCTTCCATAAATCCAGTTTTTATAGTTTCTATATTTTCATCCACCTTAAAAACAACCCCTTATTTCATTTGATAACTAACCACCGCTATTTTCTGAGGCCCGAAAGTGAATTTAGAAAAATTCCACTCGACGCTAAAAAATCTGTCTATGTCGCAAAACATCAATAGCCTAAACAATATAAACCATACCGATAACATGTTCTGATAGAAACCCTAAAAAGTTAATCTGTGGAATGTAAAATAAGCATAATATGGAGTATAATTTATAGTTTATTATAATATAAAAATCATCACATTAGCATATTTAAATTAACTTTTGTACACTATACTATCCAAAAGGTGTAGTCAGATTTTTAAATCGAAGTAGGAAAAAATGAACATAGAAAAAATCTTGGAAAGAGGGAGATGTGGGGAAAACATATTGGCACCAACCTGAGGCAAATCTGTATTAATAAAAAAATCAGCATGTAGACGTTGTGGCCAAACAAATCAAGCTCAGCAAATGAACATTGATTAAAACGAACACGAGGAAGCTAATCGTACATTGTCCTACCTACAACCTAGCATGGAATATTGCTCGGAATTACACCAGTCAGGGAGGATGGAAGGAAGTGTAACATTTACCCAAACTTAGCACATTCTCTTCTCGGATAGTACTCACAAGCAAAGATTGATAGACTTGTAGTGTTTCAATCCTTGTTTTATTGGAACTTCTTCTGTAGCTGCTCAGCGTTAGTGTCTACCAAATGCCAGAGAAAGTTTCAATCCTTGTTTTATTGGAACTTCTTCTGTAGCAATACCCTTTAAACTGGTACTACCTAGCTCTTTAATGTTTCAATCCTTGTTTTATTGGAACTTCTTCTGTAGCTAGGTTAGCCTTTTTTATCACTCTGAGAGTTGCGAAGTTTCAATCCTTGTTTTATTGGAACTTCTTCTGTAGCTTTCTTGCCAGCCTCTGAGCGTTTATCTCTTAGGTCAGTTTCAATCCTTGTTTTATTGGAACTTCTTCTGTAGCAAATTTAACCTGGGAAGAAGCAGATATACCTTGGAGTTTCAATCCTTGTTTTATTGGAACTTCTTCTGTAGCCATAACCCCCCTAGCTATGGCCTCGGCTACCTTATTGTTTCAATCCTTGTTTTATTGGAACTTCTTCTGTAGCCCGCCCCTATTATTTTATAGATTGTTCTTTGAAAATGTTTCAATCCTTGTTTTATTGGAACTTCTTCTGTAGCCAGAGGACTCAAAGATTTCAATGTTCCATTTGTTTAGTTTCAATCCTTGTTTTATTGGAACTTCTTCTGTAGCAACATCAAAATAGTTTGCAATCTTTAATACGTACAGTTTCAATCCTTGTTTTATTGGAACTTCTTCTGTAGCGAATTTTATGAATTACTAGATCAAAAGCAAGCAATTTGTTTCAATCCTTGTTTTATTGGAACTTCTTCTGTAGCCATAACCCCCCTAGCTATGGCCTCGGCTACCTTATTGTTTCAATCCTTGTTTTATTGGAACTTCTTCTGTAGCCTAGTATCAAATGTAACTCCTGCGGCTATCATGCTGTTTCAATCCTTGTTTTATTGGAACTTCTTCTGTAGCAGCTTATAAATCAGCCACAGAATGGCAGATTGTTCGTTTCAATCCTTGTTTTATTGGAACTTCTTCTGTAGCTGAATCCGCCATTTTCTGCCGGAGATAAGCATTTATGTTTCAATCCTTGTTTTATTGGAACTTCTTCTGTAGCAGTTACATTGTGTAATACTTGCCATGCTTTAGAACAGTTTCAATCCTTGTTTTATTGGAACTTCTTCTGTAGCTGAATCCGCCATTTTCTGCCGGAGATAAGCATTTATGTTTCAATCCTTGTTTTATTGGAACTTCTTCTGTAGCAGTTACATTGTGTAATACTTGCCATGCTTTAGAACAGTTTCAATCCTTGTTTTATTGGAACTTCTTCTGTAGCTGAATCCGCCATTTTCTGCCGGAGATAAGCATTTATGTTTCAATCCTTGTTTTATTGGAACTTCTTCTGTAGCAAGAGCTATTTGAGGTGGTGCAAAATGGCTAAAATGTTTCAATCCTTGTTTTATTGGAACTTCTTCTGTAGCCATTACAATACAGTAATGTGGTTAGTGGCGGAATAGGGTTTCAATCCTTGTTTTATTGGAACTTCTTCTGTAGCAACTATATCAGGTTTATCTAGGTACTATTACCTAAAGTTTCAATCCTTGTTTTATTGGAACTTCTTCTGTAGCATGGTGTGACGCTTTGGCATAGTGCAACAAATTTTTGTTTCAATCCTTGTTTTATTGGAACTTCTTCTGTAGCCCCGAGGGCACCGGACAAGCCTAAGGAGGATAAGTAGTTTCAATCCTTGTTTTATTGGAACTTCTTCTGTAGCCGATATTGTCTTATGAAAGTCATTGCATGAGGAACATGTT
It encodes:
- a CDS encoding GntR family transcriptional regulator → MLLSNENPKPIYLQIAEGIEDDILTGRLAEGDQAYSTNQIAKIYHINPATAGKGINLLVDEGILFKRRGLGMFVAEGAVQSIRQKRRESFFNDYVIKTLLEAKKLSISPDDVILMIENYERSKL
- a CDS encoding potassium transporter translates to MRWKVVLASLSRLLIVVGLSMTIPLIWSIYFNDGAWMSIIYSMVITIGSGLIVYVLFPLEDIRLRYIEGYLIVTCGWLAVVLFGTLPYLLSGTMNFTNAIFETMSGFTTTGASILTDIESMPEGILMWRSLTQWLGGMGIIVLFVALVAHFGQGANKIFVAEAPGPVVEKLTPRISDTAKNLWKFYMIFTLIQIILLVLAGMTFFDSMAHTFTTIATGGFSTKNASIGFYLDNALIQLIITVFMFLGGANFALYYLVWKNKTLKIFVRNEEFRLYCKIVIIATLLVTISLYLARPGEHGILPITALFQVVSILTTTGFATVNYDTWPNFARNVMFILLFIGGSLGSTGGGIKIGRFLILIKYTISELVRSIHPRLVRSIKINGVSVDDKIVINTFIFFFVYLSIVGISTIIMSSFDLDIESASTSVLACIGVIGPGFGFVGPATNYAEIPILGKYFLTFLMLVGRLEIFTVLVLFYPRNWS
- a CDS encoding potassium uptake system protein, whose translation is MGSFAVIGLGRFGESVAKTLVSLGHEVLGIDIAEEKVQELSEHLTQVVIADTRHEDVLKKLGIRNFDGVVIAIGQNIEANILTTIIVSQLGTKNIIAKAQSDIHGEVLKRVGANKVVFPEKDMGQKVAHSIVSGNILDFIELSSKHSIAECTAPINFIGKSLGALDLRAKHGISVLAIKKGDKIIVSPGAGNLIEENDLLVILGCNEDIDVYIG
- a CDS encoding ATP synthase subunit J, with translation MKTTHLGSNYIQFNPAKVLALSFIGIIIIGSVLLALPISTKDLAGIPYIDALFTATSAICVTGLVVVDTADAFSIFGQVVIMVLIQIGGLGLMTFAILVAMVLGLRISFTQRLILQETFSRNSVQGVVNLLKHVLVITFIMELLGTLLLAFHWYPEMGQKAFYYGLFHTISAFNNAGFDLFGNSLAGFKTDFMTNSIIMVLFIFGGLGFFVISDLYTQRSLKKISYHSKLAIIFSGVLIITGFLIIFLLEYNNPDTLGALSIGEKVMVALFTSTTTRTAGFSTLDIAALNQASLLLILLLMFIGASPGSTGGGVKTTTFGVIVSSTLAGISNKKQSILFHRAISNEIIVKSQTIIFLSVFLIFLATFIMSIYESNPFMEILFEVVSAFGTVGLSTGLTPELSLQGKLVIIFTMYTGRIGPLALFYVLSRNSKELVKYPTGNIMIG
- a CDS encoding thioredoxin peroxidase; this encodes MNPIAVGVDAPDFTVKDNKKQNITLSAFKGKKILLSWHPLAWTAVCTDQMRALENNWQNFQNLNTVPLGFSVDSQPCKEVWATVLLIKNVSLPADFWPHGKVARDYGIFNETKGVSERANIIIDENGKVKWVKVYPSGQLPNINEVLQVLSSG
- a CDS encoding branched-chain amino acid transport — encoded protein: MLNHWILIGLLSVTTYISRIIGVEVMAGREMSPTLRLYFNYVPIGIIAALIIKQILVPTDGQLVISIPVLIGCLATAIVIKKVKIFLPSVVIGAIIGLLARYLLN
- a CDS encoding branched-chain amino acid ABC transporter permease, which encodes MEALPLAIAIATYGLSYGVLANQANFSLVGVVAMSLLVFSGSVQMVAVAMLTTGASVASVLFTSVLLNLRNLLYGAALAEGLAPAKKWRWLLSFGVSDEPFVLGSSRFKKHGPDPLYFGIVIGTFYIAWACSSFIGALIGNQVDPQKWGLDLAFPITFVALLIPSLKGKPIIATAFAGAMIAISLEYLMPGNEFTIIITGVLAPLVGLYLKRGAQDA